The Naumovozyma dairenensis CBS 421 chromosome 8, complete genome genomic sequence ATCCTTcgtattatttaaaaatggtaaaaGGCCATTCGTTATGACTGTATTAAACGAAGAAAGATGACAGGAATCGAGTAATCCTACCGTTGGTACAAACAATGAATCATCTTCATAGCTTGTTAGTAAATTCACTACACGAGTCGCTACGAGGTCCGCTGGAGCCACATCATTAATGTAATCCCTTGATTTCTTTAGTAGCATTCTAAAAGTGTCTTTATCTTGATATTGTAAAAGTTTATTACCATACGCAGGTATCAACCTCGAATACTGATTGGTAGTCATTTTAATAACATCTTTACAGAATAATGTTCTGCATGCTAGGTACTTTTTGATCTCACGTTGGATACGTCTTGCTGCGTTTTCAAAAGCCCGGTCACAAGCTCTTCTTTCACGCTCCTGTTGTGCTTTTTTAATCAGATCATCCTTAGTTGTACGGGATCTGGTCCCTAGATTCATTTTCCTCCTTCTTGTGTCACCTGTGAATACCCCCAGCATCTTGTTATGGTATGTACTAtgcttctttttctttaacaatttgggtatttcaaaacaatttattatattggtTCTTGCTAACAAGTAACAGAAACCTAGACCCTTGAATGAATTATGTTTGCGTCTGAAATGGTGATGTTTTTTGTTCAAATTAAGGTGTTAAATCTGGTAAAATGTGTTTAACACTAAAAATGTGTAAAGGCGATATTTTTAGTATGTCTGACATTTTTGACAGTACTAAGGACTAcaatgatgaaaagaaGTAAAAGAGAACAAGCAATTGTAACGCAGGAATGCCATACAGGtacatatattattattattatacaatatGCAGCTGCctaaatcattattcaaaaaattaatctTGATAAGAGTCGTTAATAGTCTCCTGACAAGGACATTTTTCCAAGCTGATGAATATTGGCAAGCATTAGAACCTGCTCATCTTCTGGCTTATGGATATGGAGAATTGACATGGGATTGGAAGTTTGAAATTAGGAGTTATGCCTTCCCGTTTGTATTTGAAATAACATATAGAATAATCCATTTATTGACAGTGCTTATAGGTTATCtcgttgaaaaattgacaTTCTGCATTGTTGAACTACTATTGATGTTAAAtccaaatgatgaattcgTGTGGAGAATCACTCATGAATTAAGAATAAGATCGGTGGATATGATCCCCCTATTGGAATACTTTGGTGTCATTTATGGGCCCAAGTTAGTCATGGCAATCATCGCTGCCATCGGAGAATATTATACGATTAAACTTGTCCAAAAATTATACTTGTGTACTTTGGACAAGGATGCTTTCAATAAGAGAGATGAAAAGGGGAGCGATTATAATCTAATTACTCAATTGGTATTTGTACTAACTATAACGAACTTATTCAATGCTTATATTATCACAAGATCTTTCATAAATTCGTTCGAAATGGTACTGACAGCAATATCCTTATATTATTGGGATTGGTCTGCTACATGTAGTCATGTTGATtcattccaattttttaaatCATTGACCGTTGCAATGTTTACGTGTTTACAAAGACCGACCAATTCGTTCATCTGGATAATTTTAGGAGTATTTTTACTCATTAATATGGCTAAACAAGAGAAACATATTTTTGAGTTTATCAGGTTATTCATCTCAATAATCTCGGCATTTCTAACTGCATTCTTTCTCAATTCCACCATcgatttttatttttacaaGAAGCTAAGTTTTCcaatcattaatttcattaaatttaacTTCACAAGTTCTTTATCAAGCTTTTACGGTACTGCTCCATGGCATTTCCATATTACGCAAAGTTTACCTTTTGTTCTTGGatattctattattttctttgtacCGACTCTGTTTATCAGATCCTCATTCCCTTCCgcaataaagaaatatccCTCCCAATTGAACAACccattttttcaaatcaaaacTGTCATAGTGCTAAACATTATTGCATATTCTTGTATTGGTCACAAAGAGTTCCGTTTCGTATACTCTTTACAGCCACTATTCCTGATCATGACgacatttttcttattgAGACTATATagaaatgaagaatttaacCAATTGGTGAAATTAATTCTATTTATTGGATCAATCTTGTCCCTAATATTTATGACTCTCttaaattttatcaatgaaTCAGGATCCATTGAGgtgatgaaatttttacATAATGAACCATATCCAATTGAAAGTGTCGGATTTATTATGCCATGCCATTCTACACCATGGCAATCATATTTGCATAGAAATGATATTCCTGAACTTTGGTCAATATCATGCATTCCACCATTACATTTGTTAGGTGATACTAATactaaattgaaattaccAAATTATATGGATGAAAGTGATTACCTTTATGAGAACATGGAGGAATTCTTCCTGAAGAACTTCCCACCTATAACGGAAGGAGAAAAAGGGAAGCATGAAGGAAAAGGAAGTATAGCAAAGAAATATGAGTGGCCAGAATATTTAATCATTTTCCAACAGATGGATGATATCTTTATGCGGAAATATTTGGAACCTTCATCATATCATGAATACAAAAGAATCTTCAATTCTTACTTCCATTGGGATTCAAGAAGAACGGGagatatcatcatttacAAGAGAAAAGCTAATAAACTTTAACGAATAAATTTATATCATAACAGAGTATGTAACTGCATAATGTACTAATATCATATATGATCGTTCATTCCTTATCGTAAATAATTCCAACCCTTTAAAAtatgtttttatttaaactTCAAGAGTTTCTGTCGCAACATCCTTCTGAGACTATCACGCAGAATATCCGACTTTTAAAGGAAAACAGAGTTTATCAAATTGAGAAAGAGCAATTCTGATACAAGCTCGAAGGACGCAACAGTATCGATGCTTCACTTTCAGGTTCGCTGCATTTTATACTCAGTTGGTAGACTTCCCTCTCCaaaattttcaactttCCAGACCACAATCCTGAAAAGAAGATGGCAGACAACATTATCTAGTGAAAAGCCTACGGTTTTAAACCGTCTACTCTTGAAGAAAGCAGAACAAAATCTTCAGGAGTTCAAGAAATTAACTGATGATCTATCCAAGGGGGTGAGTTTCGACGTCGATAACCAAAAGAAATATGCCAAATTATCGTCCATATGTAATATTTatgaaaattatatgaCATCTTTCAACGATTGTAATGAACTGAAACAAATGATAGAATCTGATCCGACATTGAGAGAAGAAgcagaattagaattaaagGAGAGCACGAAGCAATTATCACATGCATCTTCACAACTTATGAAGGCATTACTACCGTCCCATCCATTCGCTTCAGAACCATGCATTATAGAATTAAGACCTGGTGCTGGAGGAATTGAGGCAATGATTTTCACTcaagatttattgaatatgtACATTAATTATTGTCACAAtaagaaatggaaatatactataatggaaaagaatgaaaatgaaagtgGAGACGGTATAATTGATGCTACAATTACTATTGACCAACCTGGTTCTTATGATAGATTAAGATTTGAAGCGGGTGTACACAGAGTACAAAGAATTCCAGCTACAGAGACAAAAGGTAGAACTCATACCTCTACTGCAGCTGTCGTCGTCTTACCCAAAGTACCAGAAACTGGATCATCAGGAAAAGAATTAAGAGAGTTCAAACCAGATGAAGTTCGTATTGATATTATGAGAGCAAGAGGGAAGGGCGGACAACATGTCAATACGACAGATTCTGCAGTTAGATTAACTCATCTCCCTACAGGAATTGTCGTGTCAATGCAAGATGAAAGATCACAACATAAGAATAAAGCAAAAGCATATGCAATATTAAGGGCAAGATTGCTGGATAAAGAACAAAGGGAGAAAGATGAGAAAGAAAGATCGCTGAGAAAGGATCAAGTAACTACTACAGATAGATCTGATAAAATCAGGACTTATAATTATCCTCAAAATCGTGTAACTGATCATAGATGTGGGTACACATTATATGCGTTGGATGCAGTAATGAATGGGACTAGACTCGACGAAGTCATTGATGCCATTAGTGATTACGAAACTTTCGAACTTTCTAAAAAAGAACTCATAGAGCCGTCAAACAACTAACCAGTACATATACCTGTAAATAgttctttttcaaatattcataCCATAATTCATACATCTTatgtttattatcatatcGTAAATCAATTCCTGGGAAGAGCTATACGTCTTCTAGGAGGATAACAACAGTACACATTGAGTGGCcaatatgaatattatatattcctCGAAAGTTAATGTCTAAAACGTTATTGTAAATGCATATATAAGTATAAGAAAGTCTACTTATTATTGTCAAAGCTATCGTGAAtatcgtcatcatctttaaGCAGATCTGCAATCAGTTGGGAATAACTGAAGTTATTATCAGCTGTATTTGTTGCATCTATACCATGCAATTTGTGAGCATATAGCATAATCGAACCAGTCGTAGCATCAATACCATATATTGTTTTAACCAATAAAGGAAGGATGTCTTTCTCTTGAATAGAGGTCAAATTACTAATAGAAGACAGTTCTTTAGTCCCTATGACCTTCCATATATCATCCCCAGTCGCAGTACAAGCTGTGAATGCAAAAATTCTTCCCAATTTGGCATATACAGTGTTAAGacgtaataataattcctTATTAGCAACTGTGCTATCTTCAGCTTCTTGAAAGAATTGATGACGTGACTCTAAGCTCTTTGGATATACCAAAGTAATAAACTCTTTAGATTCCAAACCTTTCAATTGATGCTCACCATCACCGTAAAATACCCAGCCGATACCTTCTAAAGCGCTGAGTTCTTTTTCTAGTACTTCCCCAATTAATTCATCCCCATAGATAGCCGACAATGGTTCACATTCTTTCTTTGCACGTTCATGTAATGccaaaatttttttgaattcagAACAGAAATCGCTGCTTAGAGTTATTTGACCACCTTTACCAACATCTGAAACACGAGATGCCTTGTTAACCACAGGACCTAAATAATCCATTCTTTGAGTGACCAAATCAAAAACGGTCAATGGACTACCCCAGTGG encodes the following:
- the GPI10 gene encoding putative glycosylphosphatidylinositol-alpha 1,2 mannosyltransferase (similar to Saccharomyces cerevisiae GPI10 (YGL142C); ancestral locus Anc_2.334), translating into MQLPKSLFKKLILIRVVNSLLTRTFFQADEYWQALEPAHLLAYGYGELTWDWKFEIRSYAFPFVFEITYRIIHLLTVLIGYLVEKLTFCIVELLLMLNPNDEFVWRITHELRIRSVDMIPLLEYFGVIYGPKLVMAIIAAIGEYYTIKLVQKLYLCTLDKDAFNKRDEKGSDYNLITQLVFVLTITNLFNAYIITRSFINSFEMVLTAISLYYWDWSATCSHVDSFQFFKSLTVAMFTCLQRPTNSFIWIILGVFLLINMAKQEKHIFEFIRLFISIISAFLTAFFLNSTIDFYFYKKLSFPIINFIKFNFTSSLSSFYGTAPWHFHITQSLPFVLGYSIIFFVPTLFIRSSFPSAIKKYPSQLNNPFFQIKTVIVLNIIAYSCIGHKEFRFVYSLQPLFLIMTTFFLLRLYRNEEFNQLVKLILFIGSILSLIFMTLLNFINESGSIEVMKFLHNEPYPIESVGFIMPCHSTPWQSYLHRNDIPELWSISCIPPLHLLGDTNTKLKLPNYMDESDYLYENMEEFFLKNFPPITEGEKGKHEGKGSIAKKYEWPEYLIIFQQMDDIFMRKYLEPSSYHEYKRIFNSYFHWDSRRTGDIIIYKRKANKL
- the MRF1 gene encoding Mrf1p (similar to Saccharomyces cerevisiae MRF1 (YGL143C); ancestral locus Anc_2.331); this encodes MLHFQVRCILYSVGRLPSPKFSTFQTTILKRRWQTTLSSEKPTVLNRLLLKKAEQNLQEFKKLTDDLSKGVSFDVDNQKKYAKLSSICNIYENYMTSFNDCNELKQMIESDPTLREEAELELKESTKQLSHASSQLMKALLPSHPFASEPCIIELRPGAGGIEAMIFTQDLLNMYINYCHNKKWKYTIMEKNENESGDGIIDATITIDQPGSYDRLRFEAGVHRVQRIPATETKGRTHTSTAAVVVLPKVPETGSSGKELREFKPDEVRIDIMRARGKGGQHVNTTDSAVRLTHLPTGIVVSMQDERSQHKNKAKAYAILRARLLDKEQREKDEKERSLRKDQVTTTDRSDKIRTYNYPQNRVTDHRCGYTLYALDAVMNGTRLDEVIDAISDYETFELSKKELIEPSNN